GCGGCAGGCGGCGGATTTAATCTGATCCCGATTGCCGCTGCCGGGAATTACACGGTTGGCATGCTGCTGTTTATCTTCATTACCCGCGTCGTTACCACGCTGCTGTGCTTCGGATCCGGTGCACCTGGCGGTATTTTTGCTCCGATGCTGGCGCTGGGAACCCTGTTGGGCACGGCGTTTGGCATGGCGAGCGCCTCACTGTTTCCTGCTTATCATCTGGAAGCGGGCACTTTTGCCATTGCCGGAATGGGCGCGCTTTTTGCCGCCTCAGTCAGGGCACCGCTGACCGGGATCGTGCTTGTTTTGGAAATGACCGACAATTATCAGCTTATTCTGCCGATGATTATTACCTGTCTTGGCGCAACATTACTGGCACAGTTTCTTGGCGGCAAACCGCTCTATTCATCGCTGCTGGCGCGTACGCTGGCTAAACAACAGCAAAGAGATGATGAGAAAGTGGCAGCACAGAGTGCCACGCAGGCCGACATGAAAACGGCGGATACTTGATTGCTATACTTGTGTATAAGATAATGGTGCGAGAGATGGTCGATTTATGACCTGGCAGGCAACCGCCTGAATGCATACTGGAGTATTAAATGAGTGACGATATAGCTCTGCCCCTGCAGTTTACTGAAGCAGCGGCCAGTAAAGTCAAAAATCTGATTTCAGACGAAGAGAACCCTGACCTGAAACTGCGTGTTTATATCACCGGTGGCGGCTGCAGTGGTTTCCAGTACGGGTTTACCTTTGATGATAAGGTAAACGACGGCGATATGACCATCGAGAAGGCTGGCGTAGCGCTGGTTGTGGATCCGATGAGCCTGCAGTATCTGGTCGGCGGCGCGGTGGATTACACTGAAGGGCTGGAAGGCTCACGGTTTATCGTCACCAATCCCAACGCCAAAACCACCTGTGGCTGTGGCTCTTCGTTCAGCATCTGATGCAGTTGCCCCGGCACGTCCGTCGCCGGGGTTCGTTCTTACCATTCTACCGTGACTAACTTCGCCACAGTGCGGCGTTCACTATCCTGTGAAATTACCGATTCAGTGACTTTTGGCTGGGCCGATTCCTGCTGGCCACAGTTTACTGCGGGTAAGTTTGCTGGTGTGGTGCTTTGCCCGTCAATGTGACATTGCGAGTAAATGGTCAGTTTGACCCCAATGCTGCCCGTTATAGACGCCGCACAGGCATGACCAGCCATCATAAGGCCAAGGGCCAGATAAACGGCTTTCATTGTTTTGCTTTCCTGGTGTAAAAATCCGGGCATCAGCCCAAAATCGGGCAGCGAGAATAAAATATTTCGCCGCCTCGTTATTTTATTAACGACAATTTCTGCCGAAACTTTAACCGGCTTTGTGCGGTTTTAAGGTTTCAGAGCATCAACCGGGGTGCAACTGGCTGCACAATTGTTGAGCTGCCAGCATAATACGGGGTCCCGGCCGGCTAAACCAGTCATCATTTAGCATGATCACCGGCACCTCTAACTGTGGATGCCACCAGGCCTGGATCGCCGGAATGCGGTTTCTTTCTCCTCCTGCCACTATGACGGCGGGTGCGCGCATCAATACCTGTTCACGGCTCACCTGCGGCCAGGCCACGCGGCTGTCGGCAAAAATGTTCTCACCGGCGCAGAGTTGCAGAATCGCATTCTGAAGCGTATTGCCGGAAGCGGTAAACAGCGGCTGCTGGCCAAACTGTAGAAAAACCCGCTTTGTGGGCAGCGCCGAGTAGCGGCTGCGCAGAGACTCCTGCTGATGGATAAGGGTTTCAGCGGCGCGTTCAGCTTTTTCCGGTTGAGGACTCCAGGCTTTTAGCTGCCGTAAACTGGCCGCAATCTGATCGACAGTGGTCGGATTGATCCAGACGACATCAATACCGAAGGCGCTGAGTTGATCGACCTGGCGCTGAGGATTTCCCTCGCGCCATGCCAGCACCACATCAGGCTTAAGGGCGAGAATGCGTTCGGTATTGATCCCCTGCCAGTTGGCCACCTGCTCAATGCGGGTGGCGTCGGCCGGATAATCGGAATAAGCACTGACCCCGACAGGCGTGATGCCTGCTGCAAAGGCCAGCTCTGTCAGGCTCGGTGCCAGCGTGATCACTCTTGGCGCCGCAGCCGCAGCGCCCAAAGAGCACAGCAGCAGCAGAAAGGCGAGGCCTCGCTTAGCCACGGGAGAGCCTGGTCAGCAGGGTTTCAACCAGCAGGGAGGATTGCTTCGCTGCCACCACCAGGAACTCATCAAAGCTCAGGTGAGATTCTTTGTCGGCCACGTCGGAGATGGCACGGACCACCACAAAAGGCACGGCAAACTGATGGCAGACATGGGCAATCGCCGTGGCTTCCATCTCCACACCGGCAGCCTGCGGGAAGGTGGAACGGATGCGTGCCAGAGGCTCTGCACCATTGATAAAGGCATCACCGCTCACCACCAGGCCGCGAACAGCGTGCAGGCCGAGCTGGGCGATACTGGCTTCTGCCGCTTCGATCAGCGCCGCATCGGCCTTGAAAGCGGCCGGGCAACCTGCCATCTGGCCTGGCTCATAACCAAATGCCGTAACATCGGCATCGTGATAGCGCACTTCGTCGGATACCAGGATATCGCCTACTGTCAGCGAAGGCGCCAGACCACCAGCCGAACCGGTGTTGATTATGAAATCTGGTTTGCAAAGCTGAAGCAGCAGGGTGGTCCCCAGCGCGGCGGAAACTTTTCCAATGCCCGACTTCAGCAGCGCAACTTCAACGCCATTCAGCGTGCCGGTGTAGATTTCGCAGCCTGCCAGCGTCAGTGTCTGACGGTTTTCAATTTTGTCACGCAGCAGGGTTACTTCCTGCTCCATTGCACCAATAATGCCTGCTTTCATAGGGATACTCGCTATTGTTGTGGAAGTCATCTGTCCTTTCGGCGCATAGTCTATCATGGCAGGATGAGGGACATAATCCGTAACGCAGGCATGAATCAGGTGCCGGACAATGGGAAGCAGGCATGACCGAAATCGACTTCAGGAAAAAGATCAATTATCAGCGTCGTTATCGTCCGCAGCAGGGACTGAAAGACGAGCATGAAATTCTGCGTATTTTTGAGAGCGATCGCGGGCGCATTATCAACTCTGCCGCTATCCGGCGTCTGCAACAGAAAACGCAGGTCTTTCCACTTGAACGCAATGCCGCAGTGCGGTCCAGACTGACCCATTCGCTGGAAGTGCAGCAGGTTGGGCGTTACATCGCCAAAGAGGTGTTGACCCGGCTCAAGGAGCAGAATCTGCTGGAGAACTACGGTCTGGCTCAGCTAACCGGCCCGTTTGAAAGCATTGTCGAGATGGCCTGCCTGATGCACGATATTGGCAATCCGCCTTTTGGTCATTTTGGCGAATCCGCAATCAATGACTGGTTCCGTCAGCGTCTCGATACTCACTATCTGCCGGAAGAAGCACGGAGCGATCGCTGCGAGCCGCACGTCCTGCGTTTTGAAAATGATGGCTTCAACGATCTTCGTGCAAAGATTCGTCAGGATTTATCGGAGTTCGAGGGTAACGCTCAGGCCATTCGCATGGTGCATTCGCTGTTGAGAATGAACCTGACCTGGGCGCAGGTCGGCTGTATTTTAAAATATACCCGGCCCGCCTGGCACAGGGGAAAAATCCCCCCGCACCGTGATTATCTGATGAAGAAACCGGGATATTATCTGGCAGAAGCAGAATACGTTGCGCGATTACGTAAAGAACTGGATCTTCAGCCGCACTGCCGCTTTCCTCTGACCTATATCATGGAAGCCGCAGATGATATTTCCTATTGTGTTGCTGACCTTGAAGATGCGGTGGAAAAAAACATTTTTACCGTTGAGCGACTTTATGAACATTTATTCGCGCTCTGGCCAAATCATCAACCTGGCGATCTGTTCAGCGTGGTTGTGACTAACGCGCTGGATAAATCCAGAAGTTCTCAGACCAGCCGCAGTAGTGAAGATCAATTCTTTATGTATTTAAGAGTGAATACGGTTGCCCGACTTGTTCCCCATGCCGCCGGCCGGTTTATTGATAATTTACCGGATGTTTTTGACGGAAAATTCAATGAAGCGCTGTTGGAAGATGGCAGTTCACAGAGCCTGCTGCTGGAAACTTTTAAAAAAGTGGCCTTTCGTCATGTATTTAACCACCCCGACGTAGAGCAGCTGGAGCTTCAGGGTTACCGGGTCATTAAGGGATTGTTGGATATTTATCATCCTTTACTGATGCTGACTCAGCAGGAGTTTGCGGAGCTGGTGGAAAAGGATTACTTAAAAGGTTATCCGATTGAAACGCGACTATTTCATAAACTCTCTACCCGATTCCGTCTCGCTTATAGTGAGGCAATGGCCAGGCTGGATAATCGGGCAGGAGATATCGCCATTTGGGAATATTATTATCGGGCGAGAATGCTGCAGGATTACGTCAGCGGTATGACGGATCTTTATGCATGGGACGAGTACCGTCGCCTGATGGCGGTGGAATAACATTAAGGCTGTATGAAATGTAAAGAGTGGGAATAAATTTTTACCTTTAACATAAACTTTTTCATGAACTAAGGGGTAAAAATTCACTCTCATCATCACGACCACAGCAATGGTTGCATAATTGGACTCACAGAGAAACAGACGCATGAAAAAAACACTTTTAGCTAGCGCGTTGGCTCTTAGCCTGGGAATGGCGATGACCCCGCTCACTGCAACGGCAGCAGAATCCGCTTCTTCTTCCAGCCAGCAGCTTCCAAGCCTGGCACCGATGTTGGAAAAAGTGATGCCTTCCGTCGTCAGCATCAATGTCGAAGGCAGCACCACCGTTAAAACGCCACGGATGCCCCAGCAGTTCCAGCAGTTCTTTGGCGATAACTCGCCGTTCTGCCAGGACGGTTCGCCTTTCCAGAGCTCACCGATGTGTCAGGGCGGCGGTGGACAGGGCCAGGGTCAGGATCAGGATCAGGGCGGAGCCAATACTCAGCAGGAGAAATTCCGCGCGCTGGGCTCTGGTGTGGTGATTGATGCCGCTAAAGGTTATGTCGTTACCAACAATCATGTGGTGGATAACGCGACGAAAATTCAGGTTCAGCTGAGTGATGGCCGCAAATATGATGCGAAAGTTATCGGAAAAGATCCGCGTTCAGACATTGCATTGATTCAGCTGAATGACGCGAAAAATCTGACGGCTATCAAGATTGCAGATTCTGATGACCTGCGCGTGGGTGATTACACCGTGGCTATCGGTAACCCTTATGGTCTGGGTGAGACAGTAACCTCAGGGATTGTTTCTGCTCTGGGCCGTAGCGGTCTGAACGTGGAAAATTACGAAAACTTTATCCAGACCGATGCGGCAATTAACCGGGGTAACTCCGGCGGTGCGCTGGTGAACCTGAATGGTGAGCTGATCGGGATTAACACCGCCATCCTGGCACCGGACGGCGGTAATATCGGTATCGGCTTCGCTATCCCGAGCACCATGGTGAAAAACCTGACGGCGCAGATGGTCGAATATGGCCAGGTGAAACGTGGCGAACTGGGCATCATGGGCACCGAGCTGAACTCCGAACTGGCGAAAGCCATGAAGGTGGATGCACAGCGTGGCGCGTTCGTCAGCCAGGTACTGGCAAACTCTTCGGCGGCGAAAGCGGGCGTGAAGGCTGGTGACGTGGTGACTTCGATCAACGGTAAGCAAATTTCCAGCTTTGCCGCGCTGCGTGCTCAGATTGGTTCGCTTCCGGTAGGCACCAAAATGTCCCTTGGTTTGATTCGTGACGGTAAGCCGCTGACGGTGAACGTTGAGTTGCAGCAAAGTACCCAGAACAAAGTTGAGTCTGCCACTATCTACACCGGTATTGAAGGCGCAGACCTGAGTAACTACGAAGTGAAAGGGGTGAAGGGCGTCAAGGTGGACACAGTGAAGCCTGGTTCTGCGGCGGCCCGCATTGGCCTGAAGAAGGATGATGTGATCCTTGGCGTCAACCAGCAGGCGGTAGCTAACCTGGGTGAGCTGCGTAAAATCCTGGACAGCAAACCTTCTGTGCTGGCGCTGAATATTCAGCGTGGTGACAGCTCACTCTATCTGTTGATGCAGTAATTTCTTAAGGTGCCGGCGCTCGCCGTCGGCACTTATCCCGCTTTTTCCCCGCCAGTCACCCCTCTCTTTGTGATACTCCCCGCAATTTTCGCAGCCCGCACGCCGCTTAGTGCAGATGCACAATGTTTCACCCTGATGCCAAAGGTATGCTGGCAGAATGATGTTTTTCAGGAGTGGTAAATGGCTACCTACCATCTGGATGCCCGTCTGGCACAGGAAATCGTTGCCCGCACGATGCAAATTATTGACAGCAATGTCAACGTGATGGATGCGCGCGGCCGGATTATCGGCAGCGGCGATCGGGAACGTATTGGTGAAATGCACGAAGGGGCTTTACTGGCGCTCTCTCAGGCCAGGGTCGTGGACATTGATGAAGGCGTGGCTAAACATCTTCATGGTGTCCGTCCGGGTATTAATCTGCCAATGCGCATTGATGGCGACATTGTCGGCGTCATAGGGCTTACCGGGGAACCAGAAACGCTGCGGCATTATGGTGAGCTGGTTTGTATGACCGCCGAAATGATGCTGGAGCAGGCGCGCCTGTTGCATATGCTGGCGCAGGACAGCCGTCTGCGTGAAGAGCTGGTACTGAACCTGATCCGCAGCGACACGCTGTCACCCGCGCTGGTGGAGTGGGCGCAGCGCCTGCGGATCGATCTCAATCAGCCCAGAGTGGTGGCCGTGGTGGAGGTAGACAGCGGTCAGTTAGGGGTGGACAGTGCGATGTCCGAGCTGCAGCAGTTACAGACGCTGCTGACCACGCCGGAGCGGGATAATCTGATTGCTATCGTTTCGCTGACGGAGATGGTAGTGCTGAAACCCGCCTTTAACGCTCATGGACGCTATGATGCGGACGACCACCGCAAAAGGGTGGAGTTGCTGCAATCCAGAATGAAAGAGAGTGGCCATCTGCGGATGCGCATCGCGTTAGGAAATTTCTTCACCGGCCCTGGTGGCATCGCAAGATCTTACCGGACAGCCCAAACCACGATGGTGGTAGGCAAGCAGCGTATGCCGGAGCAGAGAAGTTACTTCTACCAGGATTTGATGCTGCCCGTCTTGCTGGACAGCCTGCGGGGTGGCTGGCAGGCCAATGAGCTTTCACGCCCGCTGGCAAAACTGAAGTCGATGGATAACAACGGACTGTTACGCAGGACATTGATCTCCTGGTTCAGCAATAACGTACAGCCTTCTGCCACGGCTAAAGCGCTCTATATTCATCGTAATACGCTGGAGTACCGGCTTAACCGCATTTCTGAACTCACCGGATTAAATCTGAGTAATTTCGACGACAGGTTATTACTGTATGTCGCATTACAACTGGATGAGCAGCCTTAGGCCGGGGGGACTGACAGGAAGAGGGGGAAAGGGTCTTGAGAGGGTTAAAGCAGCCTCAATAAAAAAGGGGCGAAGTTTTCACTCCCCCTGCAATACAGATGACCAGTTATTAGCGGCTGCTACGGGTCAGCTTTTCAAGATCGGATTCAATCTCGTTAATCTTGTTGGAAACCACATGCTCCAGATGGCGCAGGTCTTCCAGAATTTTGCGTTTCAGATCCACTTCAACCTGGTCACGCTGGCAAATCTGGTCCAGTTCATCAATCACATAACGCAGGTTAGGACTGATCTCCTGAATCTCTTTGTAACCCTGGCTGGCGTTATCGGCAACCACAGTTTTACGCTGACGTGGGTATTTGAATTTCACGCTCTTGGCGAAGAATTCACCTTTATCTTTGCGGAAGTAGATTTTCAGGATGTCGTTGCTGGCTTCCTGACGCAGACTGTAACGGTCAATGTCATCAGGAGAGGAAATACCAAGGCCTTTCAGATTGTCATACATAAGTTTTGTTCCTAAGTGAAGTCGTCGTCGTTCCGGCTGCGCGTCGTGAATACTGCGTTATGCAGTGCCCGCCAGGATCCTGGACTGAGCTGTCCAGAGTGCTGGCTGCGCGCTTACGCCTTGTCTTCACTTAGCTCGCTCATCCGTACTCCAGCGATAATAAAGTCGCTAAAATAGCAGTCCGGGTCACGATAATGGTTAAGGGATTAAATCAACGGCGCGGATTATCGCTCAGATGTTGCGCAATAGCATCCGTTATTTCGATGCGCGAAACAGGTAATTAGCAGGCGAAGTGTAAAGAAAAAATTACGGGCCACAGGAAGTGGCCCGATAGAGATTAGTCGATGGTGCGCAGCAGTTCGTTGATGCCCACTTTTGCGCGGGTTTTAGCGTCAACTTTCTTCACGATAACCGCACAGTAGAGACTGTAACTCCCATCCTTAGAAGGCAGGTTACCGGAAACAACTACAGAACCTGCTGGTACGCGACCATAGGTCACTTCGCCAGTTTCACGATCGTAGATTTTGGTGCTCTGGCCCAGGTAAACGCCCATAGAGATCACCGCGCCTTCTTCCACGATCACGCCTTCAACCACTTCTGAACGTGCGCCGATAAAGCAGTTGTCTTCGATGATGGTTGGATTGGCCTGCAGCGGCTCAAGCACGCCACCGATACCCACGCCACCAGACAGGTGAACGTTTTTACCAATCTGAGCGCAGGACCCCACTGTGGCCCAGGTATCAACCATCGAACCTTCATCAACATAGGCACCGATGTTGACGTATGAAGGCATCAGCACGGTGTTACGGGCGATGTAGGCACCCTGGCGCACGGCGGCAGGTGGCACCACGCGGAAGCCTTCTTTTTTGAAGCGCGCTTCATCATAGTTGGCGAATTTCATCGGAACTTTGTCGTAGAAACGGCTTTCTGCACCGTCAATCACCTGATTGTCATTGATGCGGAAAGAGAGCAGCACGGCTTTCTTAAGCCACTGGTGCGTGACCCACTGGCCGTCGATCTTTTCAGCAACGCGCAGGGCACCGCTGTCCAGCAGGCTGATTACCTGATTTACCGCTTCGCGGGTAACGGTGTCTGCGTTAGCCGGAGTGATTTCCGCGCGACGCTCGAAAGCGCTTTCAATAACATTCTGTAATTGTTGCATTAGTTCTTCCTGTGTCAAAACATGTTC
This genomic window from Erwinia sp. E_sp_B01_1 contains:
- the btuF gene encoding vitamin B12 ABC transporter substrate-binding protein BtuF, whose translation is MAKRGLAFLLLLCSLGAAAAAPRVITLAPSLTELAFAAGITPVGVSAYSDYPADATRIEQVANWQGINTERILALKPDVVLAWREGNPQRQVDQLSAFGIDVVWINPTTVDQIAASLRQLKAWSPQPEKAERAAETLIHQQESLRSRYSALPTKRVFLQFGQQPLFTASGNTLQNAILQLCAGENIFADSRVAWPQVSREQVLMRAPAVIVAGGERNRIPAIQAWWHPQLEVPVIMLNDDWFSRPGPRIMLAAQQLCSQLHPG
- the erpA gene encoding iron-sulfur cluster insertion protein ErpA produces the protein MSDDIALPLQFTEAAASKVKNLISDEENPDLKLRVYITGGGCSGFQYGFTFDDKVNDGDMTIEKAGVALVVDPMSLQYLVGGAVDYTEGLEGSRFIVTNPNAKTTCGCGSSFSI
- the dapD gene encoding 2,3,4,5-tetrahydropyridine-2,6-dicarboxylate N-succinyltransferase, with protein sequence MQQLQNVIESAFERRAEITPANADTVTREAVNQVISLLDSGALRVAEKIDGQWVTHQWLKKAVLLSFRINDNQVIDGAESRFYDKVPMKFANYDEARFKKEGFRVVPPAAVRQGAYIARNTVLMPSYVNIGAYVDEGSMVDTWATVGSCAQIGKNVHLSGGVGIGGVLEPLQANPTIIEDNCFIGARSEVVEGVIVEEGAVISMGVYLGQSTKIYDRETGEVTYGRVPAGSVVVSGNLPSKDGSYSLYCAVIVKKVDAKTRAKVGINELLRTID
- the degP gene encoding serine endoprotease DegP, whose amino-acid sequence is MKKTLLASALALSLGMAMTPLTATAAESASSSSQQLPSLAPMLEKVMPSVVSINVEGSTTVKTPRMPQQFQQFFGDNSPFCQDGSPFQSSPMCQGGGGQGQGQDQDQGGANTQQEKFRALGSGVVIDAAKGYVVTNNHVVDNATKIQVQLSDGRKYDAKVIGKDPRSDIALIQLNDAKNLTAIKIADSDDLRVGDYTVAIGNPYGLGETVTSGIVSALGRSGLNVENYENFIQTDAAINRGNSGGALVNLNGELIGINTAILAPDGGNIGIGFAIPSTMVKNLTAQMVEYGQVKRGELGIMGTELNSELAKAMKVDAQRGAFVSQVLANSSAAKAGVKAGDVVTSINGKQISSFAALRAQIGSLPVGTKMSLGLIRDGKPLTVNVELQQSTQNKVESATIYTGIEGADLSNYEVKGVKGVKVDTVKPGSAAARIGLKKDDVILGVNQQAVANLGELRKILDSKPSVLALNIQRGDSSLYLLMQ
- a CDS encoding CdaR family transcriptional regulator encodes the protein MATYHLDARLAQEIVARTMQIIDSNVNVMDARGRIIGSGDRERIGEMHEGALLALSQARVVDIDEGVAKHLHGVRPGINLPMRIDGDIVGVIGLTGEPETLRHYGELVCMTAEMMLEQARLLHMLAQDSRLREELVLNLIRSDTLSPALVEWAQRLRIDLNQPRVVAVVEVDSGQLGVDSAMSELQQLQTLLTTPERDNLIAIVSLTEMVVLKPAFNAHGRYDADDHRKRVELLQSRMKESGHLRMRIALGNFFTGPGGIARSYRTAQTTMVVGKQRMPEQRSYFYQDLMLPVLLDSLRGGWQANELSRPLAKLKSMDNNGLLRRTLISWFSNNVQPSATAKALYIHRNTLEYRLNRISELTGLNLSNFDDRLLLYVALQLDEQP
- the dgt gene encoding dGTPase; the protein is MTEIDFRKKINYQRRYRPQQGLKDEHEILRIFESDRGRIINSAAIRRLQQKTQVFPLERNAAVRSRLTHSLEVQQVGRYIAKEVLTRLKEQNLLENYGLAQLTGPFESIVEMACLMHDIGNPPFGHFGESAINDWFRQRLDTHYLPEEARSDRCEPHVLRFENDGFNDLRAKIRQDLSEFEGNAQAIRMVHSLLRMNLTWAQVGCILKYTRPAWHRGKIPPHRDYLMKKPGYYLAEAEYVARLRKELDLQPHCRFPLTYIMEAADDISYCVADLEDAVEKNIFTVERLYEHLFALWPNHQPGDLFSVVVTNALDKSRSSQTSRSSEDQFFMYLRVNTVARLVPHAAGRFIDNLPDVFDGKFNEALLEDGSSQSLLLETFKKVAFRHVFNHPDVEQLELQGYRVIKGLLDIYHPLLMLTQQEFAELVEKDYLKGYPIETRLFHKLSTRFRLAYSEAMARLDNRAGDIAIWEYYYRARMLQDYVSGMTDLYAWDEYRRLMAVE
- a CDS encoding DUF3461 family protein, which translates into the protein MYDNLKGLGISSPDDIDRYSLRQEASNDILKIYFRKDKGEFFAKSVKFKYPRQRKTVVADNASQGYKEIQEISPNLRYVIDELDQICQRDQVEVDLKRKILEDLRHLEHVVSNKINEIESDLEKLTRSSR
- the mtnN gene encoding 5'-methylthioadenosine/S-adenosylhomocysteine nucleosidase encodes the protein MKAGIIGAMEQEVTLLRDKIENRQTLTLAGCEIYTGTLNGVEVALLKSGIGKVSAALGTTLLLQLCKPDFIINTGSAGGLAPSLTVGDILVSDEVRYHDADVTAFGYEPGQMAGCPAAFKADAALIEAAEASIAQLGLHAVRGLVVSGDAFINGAEPLARIRSTFPQAAGVEMEATAIAHVCHQFAVPFVVVRAISDVADKESHLSFDEFLVVAAKQSSLLVETLLTRLSRG